The DNA sequence TCATCCGCCCCGCTTCACGCATTAAAAAACTTGTTTGCGGGAATACGTTTATTGGCTTTTGTTGTTTTAGCCGCGGGGATTTTGTTCGCCCAGGAAGATCTGCCTTTCAACATAAGATGCGATTATCTCAAATACAGCAAGAGCAGCGAGATAGTTTTCTCGTCAGGAAATGTCTTTATAGAGAGGGACACGATGAAATTGTACGCGGACGAAGCCGAGTTCCGCAGGAACGAGTCGCTTGTGTTCCTGAAGGGCAGAGTGCGGATAGAGGACGCGGCCACGACAATGAACTGTGATGCCGCCGAATATCATCTCGCTGTCGGCACCGCTCCGGCTTCCGGGGTTTTTCAGAATGCCAGGGTCTTCCGGGATAAGATGTATTTTGTCGGACACGACGCGGAGCAGTTGGGTGACACTTACATCTTTAACAAGGCGTATCTGACGACCTGCGATCACGACGAGCCTCATTATAAAATGGCCTCGCCGCGCATAGTTTTTGTGGAGAAGAAGAGCGTGACGATGAAGCACGCTGTTTTCTCAGTCAGAGGGGTGCCTATTTTTTATACGCCCTATTACAGCCAGCGTCTCGGTGAGAGAAGGTGGGCGCTTGCCGTCAGGGCGGGGAAGTCCTCAAGGAGTGGCGCCTTCATAAAAACGCGCCTGCGCTACAGCTGGTCGGATAATTTCAGGACTTATCTTCTTAACGATTATTTCAGCCGCCTCGGATACGGCAAGGGCCTGGAGCTTGACTACAAGAGCCCGTCGACACAGAGTAATCTCTATGTTTACGGCATAAATGAAAAAGACACCGGAGCAAGCAACCGCACTTTCCGTCAGAGCCACTGGCAGCAGCTTTCCGCGGGTTTTCTCTGGCAGTCATATGTTGAGGTGCAGGATTATTCGCTCTTTAACAATAATTACCTGAGGGATGAATCGCTGGTGCTAAAACCCACCTACATCAGGAGCCGCGCTTCGCTGTCCAAAAGCGTGTCGGCCTATTATCTGCGTTTGTCGGGATACAGAAATGAGGTATGGAAAGATCCCCTCAACAGATTTGACGCCGACAATGTTATAGCGCCTGAAATCTATTTTCGTTTGAATCCCGTGAAACTCAAACTATTCAGCTATGATCTCAGTTATAATTACAGGAATTATTTCAACACCGATGCCAACATGGGGACTATTTTTTCCGATTATACGCCCATACACAGCTCATACGCGCGGATTTTCAACAGCTACAGGTTAATGCGGTCTATAACGCTGTTTCCCAGAATAGGTTATCAGTTTTACAAGAGCGGTGATCTGGATTCCGTGGAATATTATTTTCACGACATAAACACAACGCTGAATTTTTACAGGCCGCTCAAACTTTCTTTCACTCATAATTACAAAAAAGAACCGGGCAAAACCTCTGTCACCGACAACATTGCTTTCGCTGATGAATACAGGCCCGCGCCCAATGTGGTGTTCAGGCAGAGCGTTGTATACGATTTGAAAAAAAGGTCATTGCCGCTTGAAAACAGATTCTCGCTCCTTCAGAATCAGCTGAATTTCCGGGCGGGGGCTATGAATTTTTACGCGAGAAATTATTATAACATAGCTCTCGGCGATGCGGTTTCCTGGGAGGCCGAGGGCAGCGGCCGGCATTTCTCGTCGAGGTTTACGCACAACCGGGCGGAACCGGATTTCCTGAACTGGTTCCAGCGTTTCAATTTTAAATACGGCAAATGGGCCGTTGAGGCCAGGGCCCGGACATTTTTCAATTACAGAAAGACGGATATTGAGCTGAAAGATGTCATAGAGAAGGAACTTGTGCTAAAGAGAAATCTGCACTGCTGGGATATGATGTTCAAATATCTTGTCACGCGCGACCGGAGAGAGGGCTGGATATTCTTTAACATAACGGCATTCCCCGACAGGCCGCTGGGAATATACCGCGATGCCATCGGCGATGAATGGTCGTTCCGCAAACAATGATATCCATATTATCCCGCAGTTAGCTTTGTCGATTTAATTAAAAAAGTATAATGTGATACGGGGTGTGGCGCTTTAGTGAGCGCCCCGGGCGAGCAAAGCGGTTTGAAGAGTTCGGTAGATATTGTTTCAGAGTATAATTTTGTACGGGGTGTGGCCTAGTTGGTAGGGCGCCTGCTTTGGGAGCAGGAGGTCGGCGGTTCAAATCCGCCCACCCCGACCATTTCAAACTTGTTGCGCGATTTTCAAAAAAATTCGGTGAGCGATGCTCACCGTTCTTTTCGGAATTTCCGGAATCCCCCTCTTCAAAAAACAAAAAAGACCACGGCTTTTCCAAATTCAGAAGAAAGGTTTTGTCCAGCAGGCGGCGGTTCGTTCCGATTTTTTTAACAAAAGATTTTATTTCGCTTAAATCTTTTGACAAAGCAAGTTCTCCGGCGTGGTGAGCGTCATTAATCCAGTTTCTCAATGGTTCGATCCAATTGTTCCCCTCTCTACCTGCGCTAACATTTTTTCTTTCCAGTCTTCGCAAAGAGCGACTTTTGAAATTTTTTCTCTTAACTGGTCGGCAAGAGGTTCTTCTCTTAAATAACTTTGACTGCCGTCCGCTTGCCCCTGTATTTTTCAAAGAGGGATTCAAAAACCCCGTCTCGCCAAAAGCGAGCCACCCCTTTTACAAAAAGGGGAATTACCACAAAAAAGGGAATTAACTTTTTGATTGTTATCAAATGACGGATTTTTAGTTATAATCCGAAAATACTCGGAACAGGAGAAGCGCTATGATTGAAATTTTCAAAATAAAAGAAAACGGTTTTGACCGTATCAGCGAATATAGCGGGGACTGCTGGGTTAACGTTGTTTCTCCGGCGGAAGATGAGATAAAAACTCTCGCGTCAAAATTTGATATTCCGGAAGATTTTCTCACCGACTCT is a window from the Candidatus Omnitrophota bacterium genome containing:
- a CDS encoding LPS-assembly protein LptD, coding for MAFVVLAAGILFAQEDLPFNIRCDYLKYSKSSEIVFSSGNVFIERDTMKLYADEAEFRRNESLVFLKGRVRIEDAATTMNCDAAEYHLAVGTAPASGVFQNARVFRDKMYFVGHDAEQLGDTYIFNKAYLTTCDHDEPHYKMASPRIVFVEKKSVTMKHAVFSVRGVPIFYTPYYSQRLGERRWALAVRAGKSSRSGAFIKTRLRYSWSDNFRTYLLNDYFSRLGYGKGLELDYKSPSTQSNLYVYGINEKDTGASNRTFRQSHWQQLSAGFLWQSYVEVQDYSLFNNNYLRDESLVLKPTYIRSRASLSKSVSAYYLRLSGYRNEVWKDPLNRFDADNVIAPEIYFRLNPVKLKLFSYDLSYNYRNYFNTDANMGTIFSDYTPIHSSYARIFNSYRLMRSITLFPRIGYQFYKSGDLDSVEYYFHDINTTLNFYRPLKLSFTHNYKKEPGKTSVTDNIAFADEYRPAPNVVFRQSVVYDLKKRSLPLENRFSLLQNQLNFRAGAMNFYARNYYNIALGDAVSWEAEGSGRHFSSRFTHNRAEPDFLNWFQRFNFKYGKWAVEARARTFFNYRKTDIELKDVIEKELVLKRNLHCWDMMFKYLVTRDRREGWIFFNITAFPDRPLGIYRDAIGDEWSFRKQ